The sequence below is a genomic window from Streptomyces sp. NBC_00582.
GGATCTGGGAGGTGACGGCCTGCGTCTTGGAGATCTTCTTGGACTCGAGGCGGTCGCGCTCGAGCATGTTCTTGAAGTCCATGTTGCCGCCGACGTTCAGCTGCATGGTGCGGTCCAGGACGACACCCCGGTCCTCGAACAGCTTCGCCATGACGCGGTGCGTGATGGTGGCGCCGACCTGGGACTTGATGTCGTCGCCGACGATCGGGACGCCCGCCTCGGTGAACTTGTCCGCCCACTCCTTGGTGCCGGCGATGAAGACCGGGAGGGCGTTGACGAAGGCGACCTTGGCGTCGATGGCGCACTGGGCGTAGAACTTCGCCGCGTCCTCGGAGCCGACGGGCAGGTAGCAGACGAGGACGTCGACCTGCTTGTCTTTGAGGATCTGGACGACGTCGACCGGCTCCTCGGCCGACTCCTCGATGGTCAGGCGGTAGTACTTGCCGAGACCGTCGAGGGTGTGGCCGCGCTGCACGGTGACACCGGTGTGGGGCACGTCGCAGATCTTGATGGTGTTGTTCTCGGACGCGCCGATGGCGTCCGAGAGGTCCAGGCCGACCTTCTTGGCGTCCACGTCGAACGCGGCGACGAACTCGACGTCACGGACGTGGTAGTCGCCGAACTGGACGTGCATCAGGCCCGGGACCTTGGACGCCGGGTCGGCGTCCTTGTAGTACTCGACGCCCTGCACCAGCGATGCGGCGCAGTTGCCCACACCGACGATGGCTACGCGAACCGAACCCATTCCGGTTGCTCCCTGTGTGTACGAGTGAGGCCCTGGCTGGGCGCTCACGGGGTGGTGTCGCCGGGCGTATCCGTCCCGGGGGTGTCCCCGGGACGGGGCAGGACGCCCGGCGCTCCATTGGTGTTCTGCTGAGCGGACCCCCCGGAAGCGGAACCCTTCAGGTCCCGTCCGGCCCGCTCGCTCTCGATGAGCTCGTTCAGCCAGCGCACTTCGCGCTCCACGGACTCCATCCCGTGGCGCTGGAGCTCAAGCGTGTAGTCGTCGAGGCGCTCCCGTGTGCGCGCCAGCGAGGCGCGCATCTTCTCCAGCCGCTCCTCCAGCCGGCTGCGGCGGCCCTCCAGGACGCGCATGCGCACATCGCGCGACGTCTGCCCGAAGAAGGCGAAACGGGCGGCGAAGTGCTCGTCCTCGTACGCGTCGGGGCCGGTCTGCGAGAGCAGCTCCTCGAAGTGTTCCTTACCTTCCGCCGTCAACCGGTAGACGATCTTGGCGCGACGCCCCGCGAGTGGCGTGGCGAGGGCGTCCTCGGGGGTGTTCCCCGGTTCCTCGATCAACCAGCCGTTGGCGACCAGCGTCTTGAGGCAGGGGTACAGCGTCCCGTAGCTGAAGGCACGGAACACACCCAGTGACGTATTGAGTCGTTTGCGCAGCTCATAGCCGTGCATCGGGGATTCGCGGAGCAGGCCGAGCACGGCGAACTCGAGGATGCCGGAACGTCGGCTCATCGTCGCCCCTCTCGTCCGCCGCGCGCTTATCTCGCTCTGATGTATCGACTCGATACATCACGACGATAGAACGGCCTTCCGGATGCGACAAGAGGGGCGATGGTGAACGGGATCACATCACCGTTTCTTCGCAGGCGACTTGCCTGATTTGGGGTGAACCTTGGGACTGGTCAGGTTTTGACGGTGCGTAGTCTGTGCGCCATGCAGACCACCGGGACCCACGAGACGCCGGGGGGCGTCGAGGCCCCCGGTGCCGTACGGGTGAATGCGCAGCCGACCGCATCCGTACTTCGGGGGGACAGGAAACCAGCCGCCCTTTTCAGGCGCGCACGGATGCGCCTGCCCTAGGAGTAATCGTTCGATGAGCGAGCACCGTCGCAAACCGCCGCAGCCGCAGGGAGGCGGACGTGCCGCGGCCCGACGCGGCCAGTCCGGGCCGTCCTCCGGTCGCCGCGCACCGCGAGGCGCCACCGGATCTCCTTCCGACTACGGGTTGGGCCAGGTGTCGGGGAGTCCGGAGCAGGCGTACGGCAGCCGCGCCGAGGCCCGACGCGCCGCCCAGAGAGGCCCGGGCGGCCGGCGCAGAGGGGTCGAGCCGGGAGGGTCCTTCGCAGGCCCCCACGGCCCCGGCAGGGGCAGAGGGCGCTCGGCGCCCGGCAGGAAGCGCCTGATCGACTATCCGCGCGCCGACAAGTACGGCTGGCAGCGCTGGATGCCGTCCTGGAAGCTCGTCGCCGGTCTGTTCATCGGCTTCGTCGGCAGCCTGGTGGCCGTGGCGGGCATCGGCTACGCCATGGTGGGCGTGCCCGACGTCGCGAAGACGGCGACGGCCCAGAACAACGTCTACTACTGGAAAGACGGCTCCCAGATGGTGGCCACCGGTGGTGAGACGAACCGTCAGACCATCTCGCTCTCGCAGATCCCGCAGGAGATGCGCTACGCGGTCATCTCCCAGGAGAACAAGACCTTCTACGAGGACAGCGGCATCGACCCCAAGGGCATCGCCCGGGCGCTGTTCAACATGGCCCGGGGCGGCCAGACGCAGGGTGGTTCGACGATCACCCAGCAGTACGTCAAGAACGCGATGCTGAACGACCAGTCGCAGACGATCTCCCGCAAGTTCAAGGAGATCTTCGTGTCGATAAAGGTGGGCGCCGAGGTCGACAAGGACACGATCATGGCCGGCTACCTGAACTCCGCGTACTACGGACGCAACGCGTACGGGATCCAGGCCGCCGCCCGCGCCTACTTCAACAAGGACGCGATCAAGCTCAACCCGGGTGAGTGCGCCTTCCTGGCCGCGATGCTGAAGGGCGCCACGTACTACGACCCGGCGGGCGCGACCTCGATCGACCCGGTCGGAGCCACGCCCGAGAAGAACAGCAGGCGGGCCCTGCTCCAGATGCAGGACACCCTCGACAAGATGGTCGAGTACGGCCATCTCGACGCCTCGGTCCGGGCCAAGTACACCAAGCTCCCCGTTGTGAAGAACCCGCGGTCGAACACCCAGCTCAGCGGTCAGATCGGCTACCTCGTCGACCTCGCCAACGGGTACCTCGTCACCCACAGCAAGGAGACGGGGATCACCCAGAACCTGCTGCAGCAGGGCGGCTACTCGATCTACACGACCTTCGACAAGAAGAAGGTCCAGCAGCTCACGGACGCGGTGACCAAGGTCCAGAAGGCCAACATCAAGCCGAAGGAACGCCCGGAGACCGACACCCACGTTCAGTTCGGCGGGGCGTCCGTGGAGCCGGACACCGGTGCCATCCGGGCCATCTACGGCGGTGAGGACGCCACCAAGCACTTCACCGACAACGCCGACGAGACCGGTGCCCAGGTCGGCTCGACCTTCAAGCCGTTCGTGCTGGCGGCCGCGATGACCTGGGGCGTGCGCAATCCCGACCTGGGGTCCTCGCAGGCACAGGACGAGCGCACCATCGTCTCTCCGGAGAGCCTGTTCAGCGGCAAGAACAAGCTGAAGATCCAGGACTACAACCGCACGGTCTGGAAGAACGAGAAGGGCGAGGAGTGGCTGCAGACCAATGACGGCAACGAGTCGTACGGTTCTCCGCCCGACTTCAAGATCGACCTGCGCGAGGCGATGCGCGAGTCGGTGAACTCCGCCTTCGTGCAGCTCGGCATGGATGTCGGTCTGGACAAGGTCAAGGACTCCGCCATCAGCGCCGGCCTGCGGGAGAGCAGCCTCGCCGGTACGACCTTCCCCTCGTTCTCGATCGGCATCTCCGACCCGAGCGCGATCCGCATGGCGGGCTCGTACGCCACCTTCGCCGCGAGCGGCAAGCAGCGCGACCCGTACTCCGTGGAGAAGGTCACCAGCGAGGAAGGCCAGATCTTCACGCACAAGGACGAGGCGCAGCAGGCCTTCACCTCGAAGGTCGCCGACAACGTCACGGATGTCCTGAAGACCGTGGTCGAGCGGGGCACCGGCACCAACGCGCAGCTGCCCGGCCGGGAGGTGGCCGGCAAGACCGGTACCACCGACGGCAACAAGTCGGCCTGGTTCGTGGGCTACACGCCTCAGCTGTCGACGGCGATCAGCATGTTCCGTCTCGACGACGACGAGAAGAACAAGAACCGCACGTTCCTGAAGATGTTCGGAACGGGTGGCCAGAAGAAGATCCACGGTGCGTCGTTCCCGGCACAGATCTGGCACGACTACATGGAAGACGCGCTGGAGGGCACGCAGCCGGAGGACTTCCCGGAGCCCGAGCCCATCGGTGAGGTCGTCAACGCGGAACCGTCGGCGGCGCCGACCCCGACCGCCACCGAGACCGAGGAAACGGAGCCGTCCCCCACCCCGACCGCCACGGAGACGCAGATCCAGCCTTCGCCCACGGCGACGGCGACCTGCGGCAACTTCTTCGAGTGCAACACCGGTGGCACGGACAACGGCAACCAGAACGGTGGCTCGGACGGGGGCTTCTCGCCGACACCGACCGCGACCGAGACGGACAGCACGAGAGGCAACCAGAACGGAGGCCTCTTCGGAGGGGCGGGCGGTTAACCGCCCTCTTGCCCCGCACGGGCGTTTCACGTGAAACATGGTGATGTTGAAACGAGAGCCGCCCCACCGCACCAGGTGGGGCGGCTCTCGGCTTTTTCCTAAGTCGGTACGGCAGGATGTGGCCCATGCCCAGTGCAGAATCGACGCCCGCGCGCGTGCACGAGCCGGAGCCGGTGCCGCCGACCAGGAACGACAAGGTGGCCTCGGCCGGCAGCGAGCTGATCGGCGGCCCCCTAGGACAGCGAGCCCTGACCGGGGCGTCCTGGTGGACGCCCGTACGGGTCGTCGTGCTCGTGGCGATCGGCATGTTCGCCCTCGGCCTGATCCAGAAGGTGCCGTGCTACGACGGAGGCTGGTTCTTCGGCGCCAGCACCCAGTACACCCACGCCTGCTACTCGGACATCCCCCACCTCTACCAGGGGCGCGGCTTCGCCGACGGGCTGGTGCCGTACTTCGACAAGCTCCCCGGCGACATGGACTACCTCGAATACCCGGTGCTCACCGGAGTGTTCATGGAGGTCGCCGCCTGGCTGACCCCGGGCAGCGGCACCATCCAGCACCAGGAGCAGTGGTACTGGATGGTCAACGCCGGCATGCTGATGGCCTGCGCGGCCGTCATCGCCGTCTGTGTCTCCCGTACCCACGCCCGGCGCCCCTGGGACGGTCTGCTGGTGGCCCTGGCACCCGCCTTCGCGCTGACCGCCACCATCAACTGGGACCTGCTGGCCGTCGCCCTGACGGCCGCGGCGATGATGATGTGGTCGCGGGGACGCGCCCTCGCCTTCGGTGTGCTGCTGGGGCTCGCCACGGCCGCGAAGCTCTATCCCGTGTTTCTGCTCGGACCGCTGTTCGTGCTCTGCTGGCGCGCGGGGAAGTGGCGGGACTACGGCAAGGCCTTCGGCGGGGCGGCCGTCGCCTGGCTGGTGGTCAACCTGCCGGTGATGCTCTTCGCGTTCGAGGGCTGGTCGAAGTTCTACCGGTTCAGCCAGGAGCGCGGCGTCGACTTCGGATCCTTCTGGTTGATCCTGGCCCAGAACTCCAGTGATCCCCTCGCCACCGACAGCGTCAACACCCTCGCCACTCTCTTGGTGGTGGTGTGCTTCGCGGGCATCGTCTGGCTGACGCTGACCGCGCCGCGCCGCCCCCGGTTCACCCAGCTCGCCTTCCTGGTGGTGGCCGCGTTCATCGTCACCAACAAGGTCTACTCGCCGCAGTACGTGCTGTGGCTGGTGCCGCTGGCCGTGCTGGCCCGGCCGAAGTGGCGGGACTTCCTGATCTGGCAGGCCTGCGAGGTGGCGTACTTCCTGGGCATCTGGCTGTACCTCGCGTACACGACCAGCGGAGACGCGCACAAGGGACTGCCGACCGACGGCTACCACTGGGCCATCGGGGTGCATCTGCTGGGCACGCTCTACCTGTGCGCCGTTGTCGTGCGCGACATCCTGATGCCCGAGCGGGACGTGGTGCGCCAGCACGGTGACGACGACCCCTCGGGCGGGGTGCTCGACGGGGCGGAGGACGTCTTCGTCCTCGGTTCCGCCGCTCATCGGCCCCGGCATGCCTCTTCCTTCGAGGGGCCGCAGGTCGACTGGGGCACTCAGGGCGAAGTGGAGTGGGGACGGCAGGGCACCGCCGACGGTTCGCTCTGAGCGAACAGAGGGCCGTACAGACGGAGAAGAGGCCGTACACGGCGTCGTGTACGGCCTCCTCCGTGTCCTGGATCCCTCAGCGGTCCACGATCCGGTCGAACTGCGTCGTGGTGTGGCGCAGATGGGCCACCAGCTCGTCGCCGACGCTGGGCTCCGGCGCGTCCGAGGGGACGAAGAGGATCGACACCTGCATGTGCGGCGGCTCGGCGAACCAGCGCTGCTTGCCGCCCCAGACGAACGGGGAGAGATTCCGGTTCACCGTGGCGAGGCCGGCCCGGGCGACGCCCTTGGCACGCGGCATGACGCCGTGCAGGGCCTTGGGGGCCTCCAGGCCCACCCCGTGCGAGGTACCGCCCGCCACGACCACCAGGAAGCCGTCGGAGGCCGCCTTCTGCTGGCGGTAGCCGAAGCGGTCGCCCTTGGCGACACGCGTGACGTCCAGGACCGCCCCGCGGTACTCGGTGGCCTCGTGGTCCCCGAGCCACAGCCGCGTGCCGATCCGGGCGCGGAAACGGGTCTGCGGGAACTGCTGCTGCAGCCGGGCCAGCTCGTCGGCCTTGAGATGGCTGACGAACATGGTGTGCAGCGGCAGCCGGGCCGCCCGGAGCCGGTCCATCCAGCCGATGACCTCCTCGACGGCGTCGGAGCCGTCGGTGCGGTCCAGCGGCAGATGGATGGCGAAGCCCTCCAGCCGGACGTTCTCGATCGCGGAGTGGAGCTGCGGCAGGTCCTGCTCGCTGATGCCGTGCCGCTTCATCGACGACATCACCTCGATGACCACCCGTGCGCCCACGAGGCCGTACACACCGTCCACCGACGACACCGAGCGCACCACCCGGTCGGGCAGCGGCACGGGCTCCTCGCCGCGCCGGTACGGCGTCAGCACCAGCAGGTCGCCGCCGAAGAAGTCCTTGATGCGCGCGGCCTCGTACGTCGTTCCGACGGCGAGGATGTCCGAGCCCAGCCGGGTGGCCTCCTCCGCCAGTCGCTCGTGCCCAAAGCCGTAGCCGTTGCCCTTGCAGACCGGGACGAGCCCCGGGAACTGCTCCTGCACGTGCTTGTGGTGCGCCCGCCAGCGCGCGGTGTCGACGTAGAGCGTGAGCGCCATGGCCGGACCTGGGACCTTTCTCGTGGCTGGGAAGGAGGGGAGGTGTGACGTCAGCGGCGCGACATGTAGATGTCGAGCGCCTTGTGGAGCAGCTTGTTCAGCGGGAAGTCCCACTCGCCGAGGTACTCGGCCGCCTGGCCGCCCGTGCCGACCTTGAACTGGATCAGGCCGAAGAGGTGGTCGGTCTCGTCCAGCGAGTCGGAGATGCCGCGCAGGTCGTAGACGGTGGCGCCGAGCGCGTAGGCGTCGCGCAGCATCCGCCACTGCATGGCGTTCGACGGACGGAACTCACGG
It includes:
- a CDS encoding inositol-3-phosphate synthase, whose amino-acid sequence is MGSVRVAIVGVGNCAASLVQGVEYYKDADPASKVPGLMHVQFGDYHVRDVEFVAAFDVDAKKVGLDLSDAIGASENNTIKICDVPHTGVTVQRGHTLDGLGKYYRLTIEESAEEPVDVVQILKDKQVDVLVCYLPVGSEDAAKFYAQCAIDAKVAFVNALPVFIAGTKEWADKFTEAGVPIVGDDIKSQVGATITHRVMAKLFEDRGVVLDRTMQLNVGGNMDFKNMLERDRLESKKISKTQAVTSQIPDRELGEKNVHIGPSDYVAWLDDRKWAYVRLEGRAFGDVPLNLEYKLEVWDSPNSAGVIIDALRAAKIAKDRGIGGPILSASSYFMKSPPVQYFDDEARENVEKFIRGEVER
- a CDS encoding PadR family transcriptional regulator; this translates as MSRRSGILEFAVLGLLRESPMHGYELRKRLNTSLGVFRAFSYGTLYPCLKTLVANGWLIEEPGNTPEDALATPLAGRRAKIVYRLTAEGKEHFEELLSQTGPDAYEDEHFAARFAFFGQTSRDVRMRVLEGRRSRLEERLEKMRASLARTRERLDDYTLELQRHGMESVEREVRWLNELIESERAGRDLKGSASGGSAQQNTNGAPGVLPRPGDTPGTDTPGDTTP
- a CDS encoding transglycosylase domain-containing protein, coding for MSEHRRKPPQPQGGGRAAARRGQSGPSSGRRAPRGATGSPSDYGLGQVSGSPEQAYGSRAEARRAAQRGPGGRRRGVEPGGSFAGPHGPGRGRGRSAPGRKRLIDYPRADKYGWQRWMPSWKLVAGLFIGFVGSLVAVAGIGYAMVGVPDVAKTATAQNNVYYWKDGSQMVATGGETNRQTISLSQIPQEMRYAVISQENKTFYEDSGIDPKGIARALFNMARGGQTQGGSTITQQYVKNAMLNDQSQTISRKFKEIFVSIKVGAEVDKDTIMAGYLNSAYYGRNAYGIQAAARAYFNKDAIKLNPGECAFLAAMLKGATYYDPAGATSIDPVGATPEKNSRRALLQMQDTLDKMVEYGHLDASVRAKYTKLPVVKNPRSNTQLSGQIGYLVDLANGYLVTHSKETGITQNLLQQGGYSIYTTFDKKKVQQLTDAVTKVQKANIKPKERPETDTHVQFGGASVEPDTGAIRAIYGGEDATKHFTDNADETGAQVGSTFKPFVLAAAMTWGVRNPDLGSSQAQDERTIVSPESLFSGKNKLKIQDYNRTVWKNEKGEEWLQTNDGNESYGSPPDFKIDLREAMRESVNSAFVQLGMDVGLDKVKDSAISAGLRESSLAGTTFPSFSIGISDPSAIRMAGSYATFAASGKQRDPYSVEKVTSEEGQIFTHKDEAQQAFTSKVADNVTDVLKTVVERGTGTNAQLPGREVAGKTGTTDGNKSAWFVGYTPQLSTAISMFRLDDDEKNKNRTFLKMFGTGGQKKIHGASFPAQIWHDYMEDALEGTQPEDFPEPEPIGEVVNAEPSAAPTPTATETEETEPSPTPTATETQIQPSPTATATCGNFFECNTGGTDNGNQNGGSDGGFSPTPTATETDSTRGNQNGGLFGGAGG
- a CDS encoding glycosyltransferase family 87 protein, with amino-acid sequence MPSAESTPARVHEPEPVPPTRNDKVASAGSELIGGPLGQRALTGASWWTPVRVVVLVAIGMFALGLIQKVPCYDGGWFFGASTQYTHACYSDIPHLYQGRGFADGLVPYFDKLPGDMDYLEYPVLTGVFMEVAAWLTPGSGTIQHQEQWYWMVNAGMLMACAAVIAVCVSRTHARRPWDGLLVALAPAFALTATINWDLLAVALTAAAMMMWSRGRALAFGVLLGLATAAKLYPVFLLGPLFVLCWRAGKWRDYGKAFGGAAVAWLVVNLPVMLFAFEGWSKFYRFSQERGVDFGSFWLILAQNSSDPLATDSVNTLATLLVVVCFAGIVWLTLTAPRRPRFTQLAFLVVAAFIVTNKVYSPQYVLWLVPLAVLARPKWRDFLIWQACEVAYFLGIWLYLAYTTSGDAHKGLPTDGYHWAIGVHLLGTLYLCAVVVRDILMPERDVVRQHGDDDPSGGVLDGAEDVFVLGSAAHRPRHASSFEGPQVDWGTQGEVEWGRQGTADGSL
- a CDS encoding alanine racemase, which encodes MALTLYVDTARWRAHHKHVQEQFPGLVPVCKGNGYGFGHERLAEEATRLGSDILAVGTTYEAARIKDFFGGDLLVLTPYRRGEEPVPLPDRVVRSVSSVDGVYGLVGARVVIEVMSSMKRHGISEQDLPQLHSAIENVRLEGFAIHLPLDRTDGSDAVEEVIGWMDRLRAARLPLHTMFVSHLKADELARLQQQFPQTRFRARIGTRLWLGDHEATEYRGAVLDVTRVAKGDRFGYRQQKAASDGFLVVVAGGTSHGVGLEAPKALHGVMPRAKGVARAGLATVNRNLSPFVWGGKQRWFAEPPHMQVSILFVPSDAPEPSVGDELVAHLRHTTTQFDRIVDR